CAATTATTACTACAAGTAGTAAATAAATAATCCAATCAAATTCATGGCTTATTCAGCTTTGCTGAGCTCAAAAGTTTGATCTTTCAGTTCAGGGGAAGCCAAAGATCGCAACTTTGTTCATGATCGCCAATCATAGGGTGCGTGAGAGAGGGAGTGGGCGGGATTGGGAGCGCACCTCGAGGCCTTCGCTGTTGAGCGCCATGGAGCGCTCCCGCTggccgtccgcggcggcgccacgatcgaactccgccgcggccgccacgccgcgctTCCTCCCCGCCCCCGCTCCCCCCTCCTCAGCCTCCTTGGCCTCCGCCGGCGTCGCGGACCCCGGCGCCATcccgcgccgccggagctccctgGCGAAGAGCGActccggcgcctcctcctccttcccttcctccccgtccccgccggccgcgcggcACCTCACGCGCAGGCCCAGCCGCACGGCGCAACCGCGCGCCCGGGGCCGGAGAGACGGCGCTGGCGGGAGGAGGGCGCCGGGCCCCGCGAGGCGGATCACGGCCATGGCCATTCGCTGCAGCGTCGCCGGTGTCCCTTCGggcgtcgcgtcgcgtcgcgtcgaggcagaggcggcgggtgagagagggagaggacaaGTCGGGGTGAACTTGAGGTGGGGCTCGCTCCGCGGCGGGGATCCGGCCGTCGGTTGGGTCTTGGGAGTCGTGGCGGGGCAGGATGGAGGGCGGGGATCCGGCGGGGGCCTCGTGCGGCTGTGgagggaggtggtggtggtggcggcgtgcgGGGGAGCGGAGACAGGGGCCGGGAGCACGGGAGGCGGTGGGCGGGACACGTGTGCGGCGAGGGAGCATCAGTTCACAAAAATGAGAAAGAAATGTAAGCGTGCACGGCGGCACCAGCTTGGCCATTTGGGTCAAGTTGTCCCCCAAGCAGCTTGTCAGCTTGTGGCCTGTGGGAAAGTCCAGAACTTCTAGTTTTACATGAAAGGAAAGCTTGACGCTGTGGAGCAAGGAAAGCTAAAACTCGTTCAATCTCGTTTTCCAAATCTTCTTTGGTCATGGGTGAATTCACCGGAAAATCTATTCATAGCACATGGGACTAGAAGTCATACTATCGCACAAATCTGCTGGAGATAAAAATATTCTAAAGACactagaataaaaaaatattttaagatAAGATAAAAAATATTCTAGAGATATAATTTGTTCCGAAACAAAT
The genomic region above belongs to Panicum virgatum strain AP13 chromosome 8N, P.virgatum_v5, whole genome shotgun sequence and contains:
- the LOC120686688 gene encoding uncharacterized protein LOC120686688, translated to MAMAVIRLAGPGALLPPAPSLRPRARGCAVRLGLRVRCRAAGGDGEEGKEEEAPESLFARELRRRGMAPGSATPAEAKEAEEGGAGAGRKRGVAAAAEFDRGAAADGQRERSMALNSEGLEGLVPRAKLLLSLGGTFFLAFGPLILVTVSLFAGLYVYFGPSFVHDASKNPVSPPPYIDPYQLLEDERLTLPSPDVF